GTGTAACATTTTCACCTTGTTTCCATAATCCAATTTCCGCTATTTTTCTAAAGACTCGTGGTTTTTGTACTGTCGAGTAATATACCATTCTTAGATGTTTTAATTCGTCTtctgtatatttattagctttatatatatattcatgtaattttaaatactttttcataatgtcctgactttttttttcttttgtatcaattaaatttgtatattttcttaatatgaatgatgcttttattaaatcctttttatttacatattctTCAAAgagtttatttatttcttcctTTTCCTTTGGATCATATTTAATTGGCTCATTCAAATATGGAGTAAGCTTATTGGGATCTATTCTAAGTCTACTATTTCTATATAGttttctttctttatttttttttgtactTTCATGTTTCCTAAATGCTTCAGCTAATTTAGTTCCTTTCATACttaataatttgttatataataattgcaCTTTTTCAAGTTTAATATGAATtggatattttttaaatcgaTCTATCaaatctttatatttttttgttgtttctattatttcatattcatAGGACATGTTTGcatatttcttttcatAATCAGAATCGTTCACGTCATCATAAATATCTATAGAATTTTCTTTGGGTTCAGCTAGCGATTGGTTTTCTTCCAAAACAGATGCAGCCCCATTTTCTGCATCTAATTCTGATGCCATTTTTGCACAATATTCATCTAACTCATTATATcgatatttaaaatttaaataatctatatctttatcattaccatgttgaaaaatatatgtctTTATCAGTTTCTTCAAAATCTCATCAACATTTTTCTCAtttggatatatatattttaatttgtttacaaaaatatatggtaatgaatttaaaattttaaatgattCTTCTCTTGTTAATACATTTGGATTTTCTGTTAAAATCTTATAAcatgtatttatatcatcatgatataaaaaaaaataaaattgttttttcaaAACATCTCTATCATAAATTCTTCCATATAAATCGTctatactttttatatctatttCGGGTTTGCTTCTCAATCtagttttataattaatatatgttacATTAAATTTTCGTAAAACATCTTCATAATCTGTACTGAATTCTTTtggatataattttctatttaCTGTAACTACAGGCATCTTtgcaaataatttaaaaacacTTTCATTCTTTCTTTGTGTCTTCATTGGTTCTGTTGGTGGATCACCTTCTTCTACCTCTTTATTCGGTACGAAATAATATAGCACATTGCTTCGAACGCCATTCTTCTCTGTTTTGTTGCATAGCTTATTTCGAGTAAATCCATTTCCaaacaaatgaatatgATTGTTATCTTTtgattttaatttcaaCTTATTCTTCACATTTAcatcatataaatagttattaataaatgtgcCAACTCCTTTGATTCGTCTATTTTTGTATCTTTGGGgatcattataattataactatttttatcaaaatggCTAGCTACTGGTATTGTATTTATCTTAGCGTGTTCTCCATATAATACTCTACAAATGTTTTCTCTTCTtcttatttcatttttattttgtaaattttgtgcatacatataggatattaaaatcaaaatgaCAAACCTTTTCATGTTCGTTCATTTTAGTAAAACAAAAAGTGTAATCAAAGTAAAGCAatgcaaaataaaagatagCACGTGGTCAGACTGTACAAGTGTGCCACGTGggatatatcaaaaaaaaatagtaggACCCATAAATATCTGATAATGTACATACTTATACATTCGTATTACTGAATCCATTACATCATTTTATCAAATCAttagcattttttattttctcatctctaaacaaaaaaaatatattcaatcATTATATGGAAACCCCATGAATAcccatttattttcttgcatatatgtacatgtatttatatatgcatttttctTAAAGCCAAAATATGTAACTAAAAATTGGTCATACTTTTCTTCttccctttttttatacttattcaataggaaatatattgttcctttttttgtcagtaaaattttccatattATTACACTAATtcgaatataaaaaaaaaaaaaaaatatattttttatttgtatctaaaaaaaattgaggGTAGGAAATTAtccatatatgcataaaaccGTTTTAAACAATcgttattaaaaaagttcgaataaatattttcactCCTTTgcatgatatatataacataaaatatgttgaaGTTGCCATATGGAAATATTCGCATATTTTCTCtcgtttttcattttgattatttacAAGTACCAAAGCGGAAGCAGACCAAGTGTAggttaaataaaaaatgcctCGCCATACATACAAgtttagaaaatatatacacattatCACATCGTTAAATACCTATTAAGCATAATAGCCTTGTGAATTACACGGCTCGTTGGTAAGATTATCGATTTTGTGTAAATAGTTGACATAattaatgtaaaaattttaaaagaaaaaagttTTTAGTAATGTAAAAATGTGACAGTGTGAAGTTACGAAATggagtgaaaaaaaaatgaaaaaaacacGTGGGAATAAACGTGGGAAAAAACGTGGAAAAATGTAAGCTGGGGGGAACGAAAAAACGGGACTCCATCCCCAACTGGGCTTATGCAAATTCGCACTTGTATTTTTGGAACATGGTTGCTAAGGTAGTATCATCAGATGCCTTTAACAAAGAtcgaataatatttttatacttaattattttacaaaattcaTCTGTtacattttcaaataatacaGATTTTTCATGTGCTAGTTCAATAATTTCTTTTGGTAATCCAGCTAATTTTGCTATGTGTATACCAAAAGATTTAGGGCATATtccttttataaatttatataaaaatataattttttcttgaTCATCATCAATACTTAAACTCATATGataatttgaaatattGGTGTTATGCTTTACTTCTTCTactaataaatgataatgggttgaaaatatacatCTGCATTTTATTGTATCTGAGATTTGTTCAAGTGTTGATAATGCAATAGCAGTACCATCGAAGGATGATGTTCCTCTTCCCAATTCATCTAAAATTGCTAGACTATATTTCGTACtttgttttaataaattagatATATCTTCTAATTCTACAAGGAATGTACTTTTTCcttcaaataaattatcacTAGATCCTAAtcttgtaaatattttatcaacaATTGTTAGTTCACAATAGGTAGATGGAACAAAGGCTCCGATTTGAGCTAAAATAACTGAAATAGCTGTTTGTCTTAGCAACGTACTTTTACCACCCATATTTGGACCTGTTAATAAAAGTGTcgtttctttttctttatcacatcccatataaatattatttggaATAAAATTAGGCATTAATGTAGCAACTACTggatgtatattattttcaagaattaaaaatggttTCTTTTCTTTAGATGCATTTTCAGAACCCATTTTTCCAtctttttcaatttcaCAATTTAACTCATCTccataattattatctcctgatttattattttcacattCCATGAAATGTAAAATAGGTCGAGTTAAAGGGAAAGATGTATTTACTGCAACGTAAGCAAATGCTTGTAAACAATCTAACTCAGCAATTAATCTACATGCAgatacatatttttcataatgcTCATAAAAGagatgaaatattttttgaaaaaatggatatatagcatcttttttttcttgttCAATATCTTCTAACATTTCaactaaattttttatttcttcattttgtaTTCTTACAAATCCTTTTTTTACAGATGTAATTTCAACTTcctttaaaaatgatttagGTACATTATCAGGACATTcaatttcatatttatattttgcatGTACAAATTTAAGAGTGggtatttttaaaacctttttcatatcaactaatatattatttaattctttttcaatgtctttttcttttttattgattGCATCAATAGCTTCATCACATCCTTCAGCAGGTTTATATTCCTTCTCTCCAtcgaaataaattttttctaaaaactCATTAGTAATTTGATCGATTTCAGGATAATGACCTTTTATATCATTCTTAGagcttttattatatgtatttgtAATTTCAAATAATCGAGTAGGTATTACATCTTCTTCATTATCAATACTATTAATTTCGATCAGCATATTATCTATTTCTTTAAatgcatttaaaaatgtgacaaattcttttaattttgtatttacaatgttatcaaaaaaaacagcTCCTCTTTCGCTTTGTGAAGCttgtatacatattttatttagtaaCCTTTCTATATCTGGTAGCTTCTTCAATTTCAAACGtattaatgataatatatgatCATTCTTTCTTAAAAATTCAACTACATCTAATCgttgatttattttatcacaaTTTAATAAAGGACTACATACCCATCTTCTCATATTTCTTGCTCCAAAATTTGtacatgttttatttacataatcATATAAAGAATTTTTCGTTTCTCCAGATTGAGTTTCTAAAATTTCTAAATGTTTCAATGCTGTTGCATCTAAAACCATAtaattatcttttttaaataaatcataaaattctattttacaaaattttaataattttttatctaaCAAAAGAGATcttaaataaacaataaatCCACCAAATGCACATATAACACTATTTTGTTCTTTATATGCTTCTAAAGCTTTaggaatattttcaaaatatttattaacttCATCTAGAGAAGCTATTATATTAGGAAAACTATTTACACTAGTTAGTTCTGGACATGCaggaatatttttaaaaattgacaatacttctttatttacattttttgaacaatataatatttcagCAGGACATAATTGAGCCAATAGGGTTCTCAATTCAATTCGAGATTCATCATCATTGCAATATCCAACAGCTATATAAGACGTAGCAACATCACTAACAACGAACCCAAAATTACAATGAGTTTGTGAACCAGTATTATCATCTCCTATATCTTCTATATCATCAAAATGgaaacatattatatattttgtttccGCTGATAACATATTATCATGTAAAATTGTGCCtttagtatatatttcattgaCTTCTCTTTTTATTGCTTTATCTTTAGGTCCTGATGATACTTTATTTCGTTGCTCTAATTCTTTTGGGGTCTCCATTTGTTCTATCACTACAACTTTATGGCCACTatttataactttttttgcatataaatGTAAAGACTGCTCAGGAAATCCTAAATGAGGTTTCTGTTCACCATTCATCCAATTTAATCCGCATATTGTATGCATAATACAAGCatcaatataaaatatttcataaaatcTTCCcatcttaaaaaatataattttatcaaaattttttgattttattttccaaaatTGTTGCATACCAGGAGTATAATGTGCTTGTTTATATTCGATAGCCCATTGATGATCTTGAGGTGGGGTCCAAATTGTTGATGAATCATAATTTGGATTATCTGgtgtatttaaatttatatctcTAATATATTGTGGTTGTATCCATTTTGGAAATTCAAAAGAATtgcaatataaaaaatattgttctATGTATAATCgaaatttatcattatttaatgtaataggtaaatttaaaaatttattacgTAAATAATCTAATTCTtgtgattttttattgtcttctacttttttcctttgtacatattttatatctgtatttttattactattttctttattattatttattaaaatatcttctccttttttagtttcatcatataataaatttttcagTTTATTATCAACTccttcattttttacaaaaccCCCTTTCCCCTTTTTCTTATCATTACTATCACTATCATCATTATCATCATATGAACTATCTAAAATGATTttacgtttttttttgattattatatCTTCTTCAGTACTAATTTCTGCATTATCCATAATATAtccattattttcatatttaacgctttcattatttttgttgttATCTATTTTTTCAGACTCATCAAATGTATTTGTGTTACTAAACAAGTCACCTTTCACATCGCTATCCATGTCTTTACAATTTCCAAATGAATTATCATCAATCTTGGGACAGACAAAATTGTTTAGAATATCTAACTTACTGCTTTCTTTCTCTTCACAAGGTTTATCATTACTATCTTTCACACtgctttctttttttattttagtattttgggttttaaaaaaacttaaAATCGAGGCTTGCTTTTTGTTTGAGCAAGCTGCTGTATTCCCCTTGTTCACTTCTCCCATTGGAAAATGAcaaaaaatttcaaaaaatttcaaaaaatttcaaaaaatttcaaaaaatttcaaaaaaaaataattttttaattacacGCTGTGTGCGCATGTAAATATCCTGCCCTTACTCGATATATGAAATAGACCAACTTTGTATTCTTTATAAGTCTTATATTTGTCTCTCTTTCTCTAAAATAAAGCTACGACCAGACAGCAAacgcaaaaaaaattgataatcTATATAACTTAAAAATGCAGAAGCCTTTTATCTATATCTCTATCTTCCTATATAGTATCTCGCCAACTCTGgcattcatatatttgcCTACTTAATAATGCTATAATCTTTTTACTCCCTCCCCTTTCGTTttaatataagtatatGGACACATTCAAAgggttttaaaaaaaaaaacaaaaaaaatcgaaatgcatatataatatttagtgttattttctaaataattttatatttttttgcatttcttttatttaaaattttattaatatatttcgcTTTAGTGATAgatctttattttatttggtttgctcttatttattttctgtattttttatatgtctATCAAGCTATTGAAATATGCATGGgccatataaatatatatttatatatgcatattgtGTAGGTAAAAATATGGGTGTCTATGCAATGGGCTCATATTAATAGCGAAATTaataaacttaaaaaataagtatatatatatataaaacaaataaaaatatgtacatacgcacgtatattattatactaaaggcatttatttatttatcttCACTGCTCGTGTAGTAAAATATGTCTATTGTATAGAAACATACTGGTATGCGCTatgtacataatatattattcattatatatttgccAATTTGGAAAAAACGATGCaactaataaattattattaaaaaataaagaatacaTAAATTCGCGTGTTAACAAAAAGATTTACACATATGCGAATCGAGCAacacacacacatatatattctgaagtttgaaaaaaatatttaaaaaatacgagacatttaaaattaaatatattaataaatattagttattgtttatataaccAGTTCTGTTAATATTAGTTATGTTTACACTCtctaattattttcaaactCATGAAATTTACAATAAGTgtattatcttttttatcaattactaatattttgtatattatattttgattgacaaaaaaagaaaaaacataaatatatacaaattgtATTCCTTGCTTTGAGGgcttataaaattaaaaatatttaaacagacattttttaattttaataaaaatatattttttttattttaggctaaaaaatggaaagcTAGGacattattatcttttattttttttaaataaggtttcgttttattttatttttttatgagcTTTCAAAACCAAATGCAAAtgtattcatatatatgccaTAGCATAATTGTGTATTACATAAATGATAAGAACTATTATTATGGTTATATCagtttaattataaatttaaatgcatatgagaatacaaatgaaaattaaaaaatatacccAATAcctttttcgttttttgtacaatttatatcttatataataatttattaaaacaagGATACTTAAAAAggttatacaaaaaaaaaaaatttcttatatatttattaaaaatgaaataaaaaaataatcacaCAAAATACACAATTTAAaagtttataattttcctattcctttttaaacatattttattttatgctaCATGTAGTAATACTACCTTATCGTATGTTatgaaaattcaaaaaaataaaactctCTAAAAGGGGGTACCCAAAATGGgcagaaaaaatgaaaaaataaaaaataattaaaaaaattaaaaaaataaaaaataattaaaaaaaagtaaatactAATCTATGTACCTATCATTCATTGACTACAATTTTTGCGACATTCGCATGGACGTACAATCCGAGCATGCTTGTTCCTCGTAAAAATTAGCTAACCTTGtaaaagcaaaaaataGAATTCGTTCTAAGTATATACAAACAAATTGGCTGTATATACGTCCATAAGAACACAATGATGTTCTAACTTACATTTcctttttccttttctatttttccataaacattttttaacaatgGCTACAATTCTTACTATGGAATTTCCATCCTCggatgaaaatgatgaagacTATGATGCAGAAGAAGAATTGAAGGAAGAGCTTAAAGAAGAATTGagagaagaaaaaaaaaaaaaacgaaactCAAAAAAAGTAGGAAatactattaaaaaatctattataaaagaaaaaacagaaaaaatatataatgatattaatcaagaatatgaaaaattatatactcATGAAACGAATGTAACAAATAAAGATTTCCTTCTTcaatttcataaaaaatatccacaatttgaaaaaaattataatacaacacaaaaattgtttaaccatttaaataaatattgttcAATAGAACAAGATGATAATTCGAATTTTATGGATATAAaagattataaaaaattatatagaaaCTCTTctgatattaataatagtaacaaTAACGACGTTTCAAATGTTGTCAAAAATGCATTGAACTCATTTTATTCTAATAATTCTGTAtatgtagaaaaaaaatatatgtatgcaggtaaaatatataacattaagaaaaaaattgataaaactTCATCTTCCTATAAAagatatttaaaaacaaaagacaaaataaatattggtGGAAATTTTGCAAATATTGATGAACTTGTACAGCAGATAcaagaaaataaacaaatcaACACAATTGATAAATCTACCGAAGATTGGAAACATTATAAAATAGCTAACTCTattgatgaagaaaaattaaaagctagccaaaattatttagaaaataaattttttgcaGAAAATGTTGAAAGGAAAATGTTTGAAAACAAAGCAAAAAGAAAACCATCATAATCAAccataaaattaaaaaagattaCTATGtcatattttgtaatatttacttttttaatataaataaagtatAGAAATTGCTACATCCGCATAATTTCGCTAGACTGCATAAATGGGCAACTATGCATCCTATTTGATTTGTTTAAACCATTTGcatatacttatatatgtttCTTTTCTCGTTTTCATGGATAGCCAAATTTTATACACGAAATATGCTAGCACATTGATGAAAGAAagtatgtgcatatatttgtatttcgCAAAATAATGCCATTCCCACTTTTAATAATGGCTATAttgcttattttttgtttacacCCTTTTAGTGttacaattattttattgtttttttttgtatattgtATTCACCTTTTTATGgtgacatatttttaattaattttcattgcgttataataattaaaaaatactcTTACTAAACCATTATTTATAGTTTACCATGCTCTTAAACAtccataatattttattattttgtttaaagccagaaaaattaataaaaaattattttaaaaacgGTCCCAATTATGTGGATACCTACAATTTTGTCAACAGCGCGTTTAGCTTGCCTTCCTTGTATTACAGccttttcaaatatttcgGGTGTCTATTTTCAAACtcaaaaaagatataagtTTATTGTTACACTATGTATGTGTCTGTTcatgttaataaatattttgccCATGCACATGGACTAAAACAAAATGCCGTGAATAATACAATGGCAAATATGCAAGCAGATAAATAAGTAATGTCAAAACgtgaaaaatgaaaatataaaaaataaataaaaaaacgaataaCGAACgaaacataattttttgacGCTTATAAATTCCTGAAATGGAATAAACGCGAATGTAGATAAAgtgtaaattaaaatatatttaaaaatatttattcaaactttaaaaaacaaaaaaaatataagaaatcGTTCATGCAATTTCAACTATAGAGCAATGGTAGATGTCACAAAAATGGATGATAAAATaggtatgcatataatatcgataaataattgaattgctttatttattatattaaaacttttatgaaagaaaataaattatggcTTCTAAGTCGATTGAAGAATgatataacaatttttttatgaagcATTTCTTgctataaaaaacattctAAAATCAACAAGcattttctaaaatatataaatatacgaaaaaaataaaacttaaTACCTATTAAaactatttataatataacaatagACTGACATATATACCTTAACTGGTCATATAATTACAAATTATCAATacgaaaaattatatttttattttcatacataatttgtgtgcatatattaatatttaattatttacacACTACAACTCgatgaaataatttaatattttctttgatATGCATTTTGgcttttatataattttttatattcatgtTGCTGATAGGATAGTCTCTCTGAATTATCATAAGCATGATCATCATGTCTTCTGTATGTCTTCcgatttttattatccttCTTTGATATAAAAGGTCTGATTGGCAATGTcaacataaaaattgtgaacTGTACTAtggatgaaataaaataacgtATCCATCCTGATAACCATATTATAGTTTTTATGGAATATTTagaagatataaatataatataaaacaatatatatatatgaataaaattgatgatagtgaaaaatattaaaaatattatttgatcAAGTAACCCTATAGGTATAACTCCCTTTAATTCTGgatttattgtatttagTTTGGTTACTAAATTTTCTGCATTTATGTTTAgtttatgtataaaatattctacATATTTGAAATAGGCATCTTTTAATGTTATTAATATTGGAATTATATTCTTGATgtgttttataattaaatgataactaggtaataaaatattattaattttatttttcaaaaataaatgataatatttataaatgtgattattatatgtatttataagtATACTTGTTATTGTGTTGTTTAGAATAAATTCATAAAgatcatatattataccaATTGCCAAAGTACCAtacatttttgtatatttaataaaattaaaatagaaaatagaaatttttttaaatatttcgtataaaaatgtattttcaattattataatataaaatgttttatatattttataaattttataataatattccttaatcatattataagatattaaataattttccgAACTTCCATATCCATTATTAAAGTAATAATTGTCATATCTTTTACTgcaataatttaatttatattcagCATTAgctattttaatttctaagctatttattttattttccaaatttttattttctttttccttTTGATTTAacttttcattatattcatttattatattttgtatttcttCACGGTGTTTTAATTCCCTTcctttacaattttttaaaaaattatccgTTTCATTCGTTTGAGATATACATGAATTTAATTCcttcttattattttctatatattcatataaactattttgaacatttttaatttgaataGTTagttcgttttttttattttcacattCTTTAATCTTTCTGTGTCCTTCATTAATATTGTTTTCTAAAATCCTTTCTCGATTTACATTATCAATCTGACTGCACCCCACTATGTTGTCACCACCGTTCTTGTCATCACCACCGTTCTTGTCATCACCACCGTTCTTGTCATCACCACCGTTCTTGTCATCACCACCGTTCTTGTCATCACCACCTTTCTCGTTATCACCACCTTTCATGTGATCACCACCTTTCTTATTATCAGCATGGTCACATTTTACGTTAGTAACTGCATATACTAAAACTATAAACAGCCAAATTATCCCgaatttcattttaaaaaaaaaaaaaaacaataatataataaaataaaattggcttgctatatttatatgtatatacaccCGTACTATGCAACAATTCTGTTCTcgaaaaatgaataatacaTTTATCCTATCTTATAACTATCGttttattcttatatataatgttatatataatagtttATGCATATCCACTTGAGTATACgtatgtaatatatttttatgtttatgtGTCTTGTTTTACtatgatataaaattgttttaaatctcgttatttatattttttttgttttcgtaattttttgaaatatttaaaaatcttctttaaatttttaagtatataaaataggGATACaacataaacatatttgGTTGTTACTTAAGAATTGTATGATTATGTGTCAAGGCAAAAACCAAAGTGGGCTTAATGCGCATTTATTTATGGATTTTACtaagtattttattttcataaatatttaaaatgtttaaaatgcttaaaataagaatattattttaattcttGGCAAATGaacttttcaaaaaaaaaaaaaaaaaaaaacataaaataaaaattttaatgcagtagcatgtttttttatttataaaaacatttcaAATAAAGATTATATACCTATTCTACATTCAAAAATAgtaacatataatatatatatttttttccctcTCTATAATTTGTATGTTATTATCGAAATAAAAGCGATTATATTCGTTAAATTTGcattatttctatttttcgtttattcattttgtttaaacatatctttatattcaaatcatgttgtattaaaataattaaaaacttATTTAACCTTGtccatataaatttgttttaaatattgttatCTTCTTTTTTGGCTTTTATACGAATATTTTccacaaataaaaattatttaaaaataatatacctTCCTATACATACACACGCGTGTGtgtgcatataaaatattcatcaACCTATATTTCAAACCagacatatataattataaaaagacatatatata
This genomic interval from Plasmodium chabaudi chabaudi strain AS genome assembly, chromosome: 11 contains the following:
- a CDS encoding DNA mismatch repair protein MSH6, putative, translating into MGEVNKGNTAACSNKKQASILSFFKTQNTKIKKESSVKDSNDKPCEEKESSKLDILNNFVCPKIDDNSFGNCKDMDSDVKGDLFSNTNTFDESEKIDNNKNNESVKYENNGYIMDNAEISTEEDIIIKKKRKIILDSSYDDNDDSDSNDKKKGKGGFVKNEGVDNKLKNLLYDETKKGEDILINNNKENSNKNTDIKYVQRKKVEDNKKSQELDYLRNKFLNLPITLNNDKFRLYIEQYFLYCNSFEFPKWIQPQYIRDINLNTPDNPNYDSSTIWTPPQDHQWAIEYKQAHYTPGMQQFWKIKSKNFDKIIFFKMGRFYEIFYIDACIMHTICGLNWMNGEQKPHLGFPEQSLHLYAKKVINSGHKVVVIEQMETPKELEQRNKVSSGPKDKAIKREVNEIYTKGTILHDNMLSAETKYIICFHFDDIEDIGDDNTGSQTHCNFGFVVSDVATSYIAVGYCNDDESRIELRTLLAQLCPAEILYCSKNVNKEVLSIFKNIPACPELTSVNSFPNIIASLDEVNKYFENIPKALEAYKEQNSVICAFGGFIVYLRSLLLDKKLLKFCKIEFYDLFKKDNYMVLDATALKHLEILETQSGETKNSLYDYVNKTCTNFGARNMRRWVCSPLLNCDKINQRLDVVEFLRKNDHILSLIRLKLKKLPDIERLLNKICIQASQSERGAVFFDNIVNTKLKEFVTFLNAFKEIDNMLIEINSIDNEEDVIPTRLFEITNTYNKSSKNDIKGHYPEIDQITNEFLEKIYFDGEKEYKPAEGCDEAIDAINKKEKDIEKELNNILVDMKKVLKIPTLKFVHAKYKYEIECPDNVPKSFLKEVEITSVKKGFVRIQNEEIKNLVEMLEDIEQEKKDAIYPFFQKIFHLFYEHYEKYVSACRLIAELDCLQAFAYVAVNTSFPLTRPILHFMECENNKSGDNNYGDELNCEIEKDGKMGSENASKEKKPFLILENNIHPVVATLMPNFIPNNIYMGCDKEKETTLLLTGPNMGGKSTLLRQTAISVILAQIGAFVPSTYCELTIVDKIFTRLGSSDNLFEGKSTFLVELEDISNLLKQSTKYSLAILDELGRGTSSFDGTAIALSTLEQISDTIKCRCIFSTHYHLLVEEVKHNTNISNYHMSLSIDDDQEKIIFLYKFIKGICPKSFGIHIAKLAGLPKEIIELAHEKSVLFENVTDEFCKIIKYKNIIRSLLKASDDTTLATMFQKYKCEFA